TCCTCGCTGAGGAGTGCCTACGTACTTTCTTCATAGAAGAAAGATCAGGGTTGCTTTCGTAGTTCTTTCGAAATGATTTACGGTCATTCTTCTTTATTTTATTGAATACATTACAGCTAGTACCGGATTTTTCCAATTTTTTAGAAAGGTTTATCAGTCCCTGTAAGGTATACTCTTTACCCTTATTGAGGATTCCATGAGCGACTAAGTGGTCCTTTTGCTCATTCCAGAATCCATCCCGGTCCGGGTCTAATTGGGCCATGCGATCGATAATATCTTTCTTAATAAAAATGATTGAGTCTATCTCATCGTCGCTTACTTCCCTTTGGGGAGTTCAAGTTTCAAGTCTGCTTCTTATAACATCATGTTGAATTTGGTGGTTTGATGGCCCGGCATTTTCTTCTCCAAGTTGAGGTTCAGGGTTCGGCGGGGTGTGGCTTGTGGATGGCTCTCCCCGATCTGGAACAGCCCCGAATACGTGTTCCAGGGGAACTTCCGGAATTGAATAAGGGTCAAAACGGGGCTGTTCCCCTTGCGGCACCTCTTCCCCGGGGGAATCCGGTGCGGGTATCTGGCCCGAAAGCCCATTGAAAAAAGAGGACGACGGAGTAGAGGCTTCAGCTGACTTGCCCGCAGCGGATCCGGAAGGACCCGCTTCACTAGGCCCAGGCCCTGGTGGGTTCTCCATAGCGGAAGCAACCTCTGGGCCTTCcacaaaaaaaaacgaaaacaaaCCAGAGAAGGATCCAATTAGAGTAGAGGAAAaagcctccctcctccttctgACAATATAAAGTCCCAAAAAAATGagggaaataaaaataaaaataaggtaAGGTCTATCGGTCCACAAACCACTGAAGAAAAATTTGCCAATAAATTTTGACACGATACGTTCGTATCTCGAGATTGAGGGAATCTGTCCCCCCATTCCTCGTGAGCTACTTACTAGGAGAAGGCAGAACCAGAAGAATTGTGAGAAATAAGTCAATTTATCAAGTTTAGGCATTTCGATTTGGATTTAAAATAAAACCTTCAAGACAGAAAAAGACTCCCTTTTCTTCCTATTGATCTTGACGTCGGAAATGGTTGGTTTTAATGCTCGCACAGACGAAATAGAATACCGGATTGGACCTTAGCCGCTCGGGAATAGAATCCTTCACCACCAGGAAAGGCAATCGCCACGACGCTGACATCTTTTCATACGTACTAGACCCGGAAGGCGGAAGAAGCCGCTTACACGACTTCCAATACAGACAACTCAAGCAAGAGGTTTGACATCACTCCTGCAACTGCAAGACAAAGACTCAATCAAGCAGCACTGACCGCTATTCCCTACATAGCTAAGATGTCTGACACTGCGCCTAAGAGGCTAGCTTCACTATAAAGAGAAATAAAGCTTGATTTCCCCCTTCATAATACCTATTAAGTAAGTATTGCCATCTCTTTGCCCTAGCTCATCTTCCTTTCTCGGGGCTAAAGAGGATCAGAGTTCTATCCGTTCGTGGATAAGAGAAGACTAGTTAGAAGAGGGAAGGGTGGAATGAAACAATCCAGGGTCAAACGAAGATACTTGTTAGCCTAGCCCCATGTGTATCCGTAGCCTTCCCTGTTTTGAGAATCTCATATTGCTTCGTAGGACGTGTGTCCTTCGTATGTTCCGTCGCCTGTTCCTGGATAAGTAGATTTTCTACCAACCAAGTAGAATCAGCCTGAGAATCAGCAGCTGAGAATGCTGGCAAATCATAACATTAACTACGCCATTCTTGAGCGCCAATCAGTATCCTCCTAGATTCTCATGTGTTGAGTATCAAACAAAAGATCCCATGTTTGGTTGGTCAGATCAATTCGGCTTTACCCATTCATTGTTTTATCGAGGCAAGACAAAAAGGGACAGTTTTCTTATCTTTTGAGGTCTCAACGAACGGTTCTTAAATCATTAACGGATGCAGAAATGGGACAAGTTATTACCGGTTTGAGGGGACAATGGTTTTCTAGGTTGTTTCACCAATCTGTTGAATTGGAATGGAGCTCACGACCGTGAAACCCCTCGTTGTTTGATGGCACCTATCTTGTTCCCTTCGGGGAGAAATACTACTcttgtttttcttgttcttctttCTCGAAGAGATGGGTGCACCGCCTTGGAGAAGGTAGTGTGCCTATCGACGACTCCTTTCCATTGTATGGGAGGATATCTTCTTTGTTGTAGCTGAACTGATGTATGAATAAGGAGAGTGTGAATGGGGATTGGAGAATGCCTTGCAATGAATTAAGGATCCTTCTTGTATGGCCTCCAGAGGAGCCTCTAATGACCTTTCCACACCTGTTTTGAAGGGAATCACTCGTGGCAACTCCTAGAATGCGGTTAGAACTTGTTTTTCTTCATAAATATGGGGCTTCTGCCATAGAACCTCCACTCCACTGCTATGATCCGTCTTCGATTCACCAGCATCAGCTACTCTCACCCGAACCGCACGGTTCATAGTCTGCACACCCACCAAATCAATCTTCAGCTAAAGTAATATAGATTGCTTCAAGACAATGAAAGAGTTTGGTGTACTACAGGTGGATGCCCCCTAGCTCATAGGTCATAGCCGTAGTTCGTGCCTTTGGAGTCTAAGAGAAGGGACTTCTTTATACGTTTGAGATGTGGGATCTGTCTAACTCGCACTATGTTTAACCCGTTGACTTCGAAGTGGTCCCACTCTCTTCTATCTCCGAATCTCTTTGCTCTGCCTCTGGGCGCTAATGGATTTTACTTTGACTCTTTACGGCATCTGGTTCAATCCAGTTATCTTGCTCAGTTGTATTCCTTTTCCCTTGCCAGGTTCTATCACAGCAGACTATTTCACTCCCGGAATTGGGTTTGAATCAGAATCTCTTTCCCTTGCCTTTTCAGCTAGCGAGCATACCTAGCTTGCTTCTTGTCACGAGCGGGAGTCGAACCCGCATTGCCCTTCCTGAAAGAGACGTCTCTTTCAGATCGCGACTTTGGTGACGCAGTTCAGTCGGCGATAAAAGCCTTCCTACGTCTGCGGGCCGGTCGGCCACCCAATCCTGCTCTTCAAATGAATCACTGAAGTCCCCAACCCTATCTATGATACCCCCATCCCAACCATTCTTTCTTTGAAATCCTTTACTGGTGGATCCCCCATCCCCATCGACTATTTGGCTAATGCCATCCAAAATTGTATAAGATCCTGAAAACTAAGGGGATTCGCCTTAATGAATTGTAGCCAGTCCTTCAAATCTTCTATGGGATCGAAGAAGAGTTCAAAATCATCATTCATGATCTTGTAGACTATATTCCTTATATTCTCCTCGTCCAGGGGACTCTTTAAGTTGATTTGTTCCCCTACTCTCCGGTAAAGCTCCTCAGAAATTGCTTTTAGGAAAGATGCGTGTTCGGCCGCATAAGCCAGATAAATTGAAGAAGAAGGGGCAGCCCCACCCCCTGTAGAGTTACTCGGGCCAGCCTCCCCTTGTAGCTGGGGTAGACTGGTAGTAGTTTCACCTATAAAATTTTGCATTTGTGGAATGTAGGTTGGAACTACCTGTTCCGGGATTGTAGAAAGGAAGGGCTCCACAGTTGAAACTACCTGTTCTGGCATTTCCGAAAGGAAAGGCAGGACAGCTAAAAATAATTCGCTGTCAGCCGCAGTATAGATACTTCGAGTTTTGGTAACTCTGGAAGTAGCGCTACAGATTGAAGTTTTTCTGCCCCCGATTATAAGTTCTCGTCGACCACGGCCTATAGGAACCAGGCTATCCACTGCTTTTAAGCCTGTTTGCATGGGTTCGTGCACAGATTTACGTTCCAGAATCCCTGTTTTCGTGACCGAATGACGAAATAGATATACGAACTGTATAGGATCATTCGCTGGGATGGGATAAGTGATTCTTTTATGGGATTCCCCTGGGATCGTGGAATCAACTAAGAATGCAATAGGTATTTGTGATCGAGCAGCTTCCAGTATGACCGAAGACTTTCTATCTGCATTCAGAATAACCGCACAATCGGGTTGTTGGTTCAACCCAAAATTTATCTTTTTCGTTCTTAAacggaatttttttttagccAAATAATTGCTAAAAAAAGTCCCGATCTTCCATTGAGAATCATTGATACAGCTCGCCATTTTTTCCAATATCTCACATCGAAATAAATGATTGGTCTTTAAAAGGAAGGAACGGCATTTTTTACGAATGGGAGATCCTATAAAATGAAGAGCGGTTCGTAAACAAATCAGTGTCTTGTCTGAATCGAGAATAGCAATTCCACTTCTGGAACCACAGATATAGACATTGAAATGGTGAGCATCTACCCGACGCCCGCCGAGATGTGCATTCGTACAAAGTAATTTAGTATAGACCATAGAAAGGATTGTCATTTCCGGTTTTCCGTTTCCCGAGATACTGGTGGTAAGTAATAATGCAGGCATGGCATATTTCGTTGAATCAGTCTTTTTCGCCACATCGCGTATAAAGGGAATCGAACCCAACTCTTCCACTCGCCGCCAATGCGGAAGGATGCCGCCGAAAAGAAAGGAGACTGATCTTAACGTTGGCGTCGGTTTTTCCAAGAAAAGTTTGATTTGATTGGTCTTTTTCATGCGGAACGGAACCGTATTAGTAAGCGGGCCCACACCTTCTCCATCCCTCGATCAATAGTTTATTTCTCTTCTCTATCCCCTTTCTCGAACTGAGCTATTTCGAGCATTTCATAAACAGAGCTCGATAGTCCCTTAAAGTATTCACTTTTCCAGGAGCCGACTTACCAGTTAGTACTGGCACTTTTACAGGAACAGTACCAGAGACTCATCTCGTAAGAAGACATTTTCAATTAGACACTACTAGTCGAGGACACGCGACAAGTTACGTTCTCATTTCGCAGAGGTTCTTCTCGCGATCTTTCTATTCTATTCTTTATGGACCTGAGCTCACTTAATTGCTTTTTGAGGGGGCGCAGCTCATTATCTATGCATTTTCTCATTGGCAACAAATCAATGTCATAGCACTATTTCCACTAATCACTGCACAGAAATGCAAAAACAGAAGAGAGGGGCAGCCCAGACATGAGAGGACCACCACGCACAGCAACGATTTGCTGATTGAAAGCTCCCTAACTATGTGTCTGTGCGGATCAGGAACCAAGTAAGTAAAGGGATGGTTAAAGAGGCAAAGTGATGCCCGCCCAAGCAAGTGGTTTGTTTTCGAGAGAGAAgtgttttttttggaaaagaagaGCTCTTTCTAAGTTGACTTGCATTGCACAAATCATGCACATTTTTGAAAGTGCTTTGTAAAAGATCTTCAATGGAACGAGTTTCTTTTGACCATTCCCCCCTCTGACTGGGATGTCGTGTGTTAAAGCACAGTCTGGCTCTATAAGTAAGGAAATATCTCTATCCGGTTATTTGTAGTGAAAATCTGTCTCGAGGAGAGAACGAGGAAAGCAGGGAATAGCGGAACAAAGAAAGAACTCTTAGGGGAGGAAAGCTTGCCTTTCCGATTTATTCGCAGGTAAATTCGGAGTTACACGAAGTGGAAGGACCAAGGGCGAAGCGAAAGAGGGCATTTGCGTTCCGGGGAGGGCGTCGCGTAGGCATAGTTCCAATGGTAAGCTGATTCCAGGTACGCCCATTCCTCTACATCGTTTGACTATCAAAGTCAGGTCAAATGTAGGTGAGTGTTGCGACTCAGTAGCCGTACCTGTTCCACTTGCTTATTATGGGAATAGTTGATTCATTGTAAGGTTCAATCAGGCTGCCTGGCTCTACCTAAAGTCTAAGTCCGTCCCTCCTTCCTACTTAGCTCTCCTCACACGAGAAGCATAGGCCGCAGGTTGACAATGCGCTACCGATGAAAGAAAGTAAGTCAAGCCACCCAC
This genomic window from Oryza sativa Japonica Group chromosome 12, ASM3414082v1 contains:
- the LOC107279602 gene encoding uncharacterized protein: MKKTNQIKLFLEKPTPTLRSVSFLFGGILPHWRRVEELGSIPFIRDVAKKTDSTKYAMPALLLTTSISGNGKPEMTILSMVYTKLLCTNAHLGGRRVDAHHFNVYICGSRSGIAILDSDKTLICLRTALHFIGSPIRKKCRSFLLKTNHLFRCEILEKMASCINDSQWKIGTFFSNYLAKKKFRLRTKKINFGLNQQPDCAVILNADRKSSVILEAARSQIPIAFLVDSTIPGESHKRITYPIPANDPIQFVYLFRHSVTKTGILERKSVHEPMQTGLKAVDSLVPIGRGRRELIIGGRKTSICSATSRVTKTRSIYTAADSELFLAVLPFLSEMPEQVVSTVEPFLSTIPEQVVPTYIPQMQNFIGETTTSLPQLQGEAGPSNSTGGGAAPSSSIYLAYAAEHASFLKAISEELYRRVGEQINLKSPLDEENIRNIVYKIMNDDFELFFDPIEDLKDWLQFIKANPLSFQDLIQFWMALAK